Genomic segment of Eleutherodactylus coqui strain aEleCoq1 chromosome 1, aEleCoq1.hap1, whole genome shotgun sequence:
tcccaattaaggaaagcaaatggcgaaaccaggagtaaaacgtagctgggtgcgtctgatttttacaggttgcacacgcagccgacacgtgtccaccggcgttagtacggacagaggcaggacaaatagaattattttccgtttttttgcaccaaaaggcagcactgcgtatattctatgaacatgagaagtttaataactgtgctgttttcctgctaatgtgtcacagaacgtgagggtagcagagttattaactgtggcagagcaggtattttttttcccaattaaggaaagcaaatggcgaagccaggagtaaaacgtagctgggtgcgtctgatttttacaggttgcacacgcagccgacacgtgtccaccggcgttaggacggacagaggcaggacaaatagaattattttcacttgttttacaagcaaaaggcagcactgcgtatattcaatgaataataactgtgttgtggccctgcctatacaattctttccctgcagtatcaatggagggtggaatgctctgcagaggcgattttgagaagcaaaaaaaaatgcagcacagctaacagcagcctggacagtactgcacacggataaatatggccctagaaaggaccgttgaggttcttgaaggctacactcactcctaacactctccctgcctatgcagcacttctgtccctaatgccggatGCAAAGCTCTGCaatgccgattttgagaaaaaaaaaaatggcactgctaacagcagccaacacacagctatcagtggccctaataaggacctttggggggtcttgaagcctacactaactaccaattctttccctacagcagctccggtacaaacagcactgtccctcactaactcacacggcatctgagccgaaccgcgggaggggccgacttttatgttcgggtgacacctgatcttcccagccactcacagcagggcagtggtatagggcttgaacgtcacagggggaagttgtaatgccttccctgtctttcaattggccaaaaaaagcgcgctaacgtctcagggaaggaagtgaaagtaaccagaacaccgcatggtgttcgttacgaataacgaacatcccgaacaccctaatattcgcacgaatatcaagctcggaagaacacgttcgctcatctctaataacaaccaatcacagcacagctttcattttacctcggcagtaaaagaaataacaaccaatcacagcacaacttttattctgcctcagcaatataaaaaatagcaaccaatcacagcgctgctttcatgtaacctgagtagtataagaagtatcaaccaatcacagcacaactttcacgttgcctcagcagtataatatatagcaaccaatcacaggacaactttcatgttgcctcagaagtataatatatagcaaccaatcacagcacagctttcatgttacctcagcagtataagaaatagcaaccagtcatagcacagctttcatgttacctcagcattctcaatatccagaaattgtcttgcgaaacgttcggcggatgcatcatttagTAGTTGAACATGctcgctcgtaatgccttttgctttcgtgtttgagatggaaatcaaaagaTTTTTGTCTGGGGGGcctaactgtcgatgatgctcgcacgtgcgccacctatcgtaggatagatgtactatgccggtaatcttcccaggagtgtactcaacaacttcccaaagtttcatggcgatcggattaatggtgtagtaatgcataacggacagacgacagacatacatacatttttatatgtatagatgacatcaggaagtgagagaattagattctgtacataaaatttggacactaattcttttgcgcttagaattgaataattaagtttggacccattagcttttcctatttatgacaatcaatgctcgtgccaaatttcaagtttttatgacatcgggaagtgagagaattagattccgtatgtaaaatttggacgcttattcttttgcgctttgaaccgaataatcgagttgggaccaattaacttttcatatttatgacataatcaatgctcgtgccaaatttcaagtttctatgactttgggaagtgagagaattagattccgtatgcaaaatttggacgctaatccttttgctcttagaattgaataatcgagttgggacctaataacttttcctatttgtgacataatcaatgctcgtgccaaatttcaagtttctatgacatggggaagtgaaagaattagattccgtacgtaaaatttggacgctaattcttttgctcttagaatttaataattgagttgggacctaataacttttcctatttatgacataatcaatgctcgtgccaaatttcaagtttttataacatttggaagtgagagaattagattccgtacgtaaaagttggacgctaattcttttgcacttagaatttaataattgagttgggacccattaacttttcctatttatgacataatcaatgctctacgacatcgggaagtgagagaattagttgcAATGCTGGAAATCGaaagatctacgtggggggggggggctaactgtcgacgacgcttgcACGCGCGCcctttatcgtaggatagatgtactatgccagtaatctttccaggactgtactcaacaacttcccaaagtttcatggcgatcggatgaatggtgtagtagcgcataaaggacaaacagacagacagacagacagacacacagacagacagacacacacacacacacagacacgcctacattcaattttatatatatagatagattaacTGCACATTTAAGTGGATGTCGTTTGAAAGGAAACAGCTTGTTCACTCATTCTAATAATTAATTGCTATGTCCTGAAGTACCCTAAATAAGGATCAACCTGTCATGTCCGATATGAGCGTAATTCACACCATACCCAGGACAGCACTAAAAGAAGAGGAATGCACACAAATGCACACTGAAACGGACTGAACAGTAAATGGGATTtgcaagcagacatccaacaatggcTGACGAATGCCAAAACACCTACCACAATTCGACAGATAGAAAAACTAATAAATGTGATGTATCAGTTCAGATTTTTACCAAGATACTTTAGCTCATGAGGTCATGATAAGTGTCCTCGTAGTCTGCTGAGTCCCTAGTACAAGACAACTCAAACCCCAGGGAGTGCTGTCTGCAAGTGGGGCAATCATCTCAATAGAGACAGCCCTACACTGGAACCTATGGGCCTGGCTCACCATAGATGGTAAAAGGCATACAAGCAGAAGAAGACACTGTTTacaccaacagacaagggaatcccactcAGAAGCTCATGCATGCAGTgacaccaagcaaaacatgcatgactccatacACCAGGGTTCTGGGAGGGAATGAGGGAAATATAAATGGCCAGCACCCTCCAGCAAGAGCTGTTGGCATTcatgtgcagcagactggtggtgaaTGGCCGGCTGGAgtaatacacacccagccagctcaaacttCCCACACCTGATGAAAGGTGCtcttggaaacccatagaactacaggtccaggAGTACAACATGACACAACCATGGTAATTCTTCTTTTACCACAGATCCCGAGTTCTGCCTGTAGCGAAAGTTGCCTCCCAGGATACAGAAAGGTACCATGGGAAGGAAAACAAAAATGCTGCTACTACTGCGTCCCCTGTGCAGAAGGAGAGATCTCCAACCAGACCAGTGAGTAACAGATATTCATCAGTTGTCTTGTGTTACTCTGTAAGGCTACTGATATTGATTATGTTAATATACAAGGTGTACCGAGTGTGATCATATAAAGATAATTTACATGATATGCAATCCTGTTAGCTGAGATGTAGTTGTGGTCTCATCTGCTGtaatatttacttattttttatagTAAGGATTATTCTAATCTAATTTGACTCTCCAGATATGGAGAGATGTTTGGAGTGTCCTGAAGACCGCTGGTCTAATGAGAGAAGAGACACCTGTATCCCGCGACCACTTGATTTCCTGTCCTATGAAGACACATTGGGATTATCTCTTGTTATTATCAATCTCTTCTTCAGTTTTGTGACTGTCGTTGTGTTGgggatatatataaaacacaaggacACTTCAATAGTGAAAGCCAATAACCAGAACCTGAGCTACATCCTGCTCCTCTCTCTACTCTTCTCATTTCTATGTCCTCTCTTATTCATTGGACGGCCCACAAGGATCTCGTGTCTGCTACGACAGGTGGGAACTGGGATCATTTGTAGTCTTGCAGTTTCTTCCATTTTAGCTAAAACTGTCACTGTAGTCTTGGCTTTTCATGCCATCCAACCCAGCAGAACACTAAAGAGGTGGTTGGGGAGACATTTGTCCACATCTCTACTCATTACTGGTACAACAGGAGAGGTTCTGATCTGTGTCTTCTGGTTATCTTTCTCTCCACCATTCCCAGATTATAACACTGAGGTAGAGGTTGGGAAGATAATCTTACAATGTAATGAGGGATCTGTCATTGCTTTCTACATGGTCCTCGGCTACATTGGATTTCTGGCTGTGTTGAGCTTTATTATAGCATTTCTAGCCAGGAAGCTTCCAGATGTCTTCAATGAGGCTCAGTACATCTCCTTCAGCATGCTGgtcttctgcagtgtgtggattTCCTTCATCCCAGCCTATCTCAGCACCAAGGGGAAATACATGGTGGCTGTAGAAGTTTTTGCCATCTCAACTTCCAGTGCTGGATTTCTGGGCTGTATCTTCATCCCCAAATGTTACATCATCATACTGAGACCAGAGCTGAATACAAAGTTCAATAGAATTTTTGGTCAACGATAAAGGATAAATAGGACTAGACTTTTAGCTCCAGTAATGTAGTGGGAGGGGCTGATTTCTTATTAAACACATTTTTAGACCATGAGTAATATAAAGAACTCACTTTCTGAAAAGCaagtctaagggtgactacccactacagtttttttcactgcgaaattcgcagcggttttttttctgcaggggtctatgggacttgcaatgttaaaatggcgatcgcgcaaaatcgcaatttaccgcaaaatcgcgattttaacattacaagtcccatagacccctggagaacaaaaaacgctgcgaattttgcagtgaaaaaaaactgtagtgggtagtcaccctaattcaAAAACACACCAGGAGGAGAACtttgagatttaaaggggttttcctgcgccgaaacgggttttgtttttttttcaaccccccccccgttcggcgcgagacaaccccgatgcaggggttaaacaagaacaccggacagcgcttacctgaatccccgcgctccggtgacttcttacttacctgctgaagatggccgccgggatcttctctctcggtggaccgcagggcttctgtgcggtccattgccgattccagcctcctgattggctggaatcggcacgtgacggggcggagctacacggagccgctctccggcacgagcgaccccattcataaaagaagacccggactgcgcaagcgcgtctaatctggcgattagacgctgaaaattagacggctccatggaaacgaggacgctagcaacggaacaggtaagtgaataacttctgtatggctcataattaatgcgcaatgtacattacaaagtgcattaatatggccatacagaagtgtatagacccacttgctttcgcgggacaacccctttaatctatatGGAAATCACAATTGTGATAGCAGCTCTAGAATTGAATATAATTCCACAGAGTTACTCAATATTAGTTTCTGTTTAGTTTATTAGTAGACTTTAACCTCTTAGCGACCAAACctttttgcgccttaatgaccactTTAAATTTCGAaaatctgtctctgtctctctctctctctctctctcattgtggccctaatcttctgtctgtctgCACAACTGGGCCCAATATAAATGGAGCAGCCACTGGCTTTTAGAacaaaattttgcttgaaggtgcttcaagccctattgtacacttgtagagcccttgagctgccacaATGATAGAAAGcttccacaaatgaccctatttagaAAAGAAGACCCCTTAGCAAGTTGATCTAGGGGTGTGTTGCctattttgaacccacagtttttgaattaatctaagcaaagcagaaggaaaaaaatacaatttaaatttttttgtaattgtggtatttaaaaaaaaaaaattatacagcacccatataaatgaagacttgtccCCCCAAATGGAtatctctgtttgtcctgtgttcagaaacaaactcttttttgtttgttttttacagcagctagggttttttggggggtagggcttatatttcaagcccttccccgaaaatccctgcgagggttgccttcatcccgttGTTTTCTATGGGATAACTGCTGCATcgacccctttgaaagcaatgggatagcattgcacacctctgccacagctgtgacagctatggcaggggattcctttatgcCTTTGGGGAGTGCAATCATCAATGAacaccctgctgctgctgtcagtgttcaTGGAGCTGCTGTGCTTCTCCAAGTGCAGCAGCTCTTCTCTCTCTTCATGGAGATGCTGCATTTGGAAAACTGCAACAGCTCCAGTActagggcaaagtttcatgcactgAGCATATATGAAACTTTGGCATTTcacgcgttttcagcagcgcttttTTTGCTTGTCTATAGGCGAGCAGAAACAATGCACATCTGTCTGAGCCCTAAGGAATTTTTCGGATGATTGTTTGTATGTTTTGTAATGTCTGTCAATTAGTTCTGTTTTAGTATTATATAATAATTTTatggaaaaacaaataaaaataatttccaTAAAATCAAGTTATTCCATTAAGAGGAGACAGAAGTACATGCTTTTGAGTCTCTTCCAGCACTGTTCATGTTAGGAATGCCTCGGTGAAGTTTACACAATCCAGTGATATCTGTCGCTGGGGAAACGAGTTGTTTTGGCCGGTGTATTTCGAGTAACATCACCCCAATCAAGACTAAACCCATTTCCGATTATAATGCAGATTACGCTGATGTGTTCTCCAAGGTGAATGCCAAAAGGTAACCACCACATAGGGCACATGATTGCGGATATGAGCTAATTCCAGGCAGCAAGCTCCAAAAAGCCATTTGTATAATCTTACGCGGCCAGAACGAGTAGCTCAGAAGAAATATATTACAAAGATATTACAGACAGCACATATTTGGGCCTCAAATTCTCCAGTGGAGGCTGTTTTTTCTTTGCTAAGCAAAAAGATGGGAATTTACATCCTTGTTTGGTAGTCTAAACAAGATTATTGTGAAAAATCCGAATCCCCTCATCCCAGATCTTTTTAACCAATAGGTAGGGGCAGAATGGTTTTTGAAACTGGATTTAAGAGGAGTATACAACCTTATCCTTATAAGAGATCGGGATTAATGGAAGATGGTATTTAATACCCCAGAGAGGAATTGTAAAAATTTGGTCATGCCATTTGGGTTTACTAATGCACCTGCAGTTTTTCAAACAGTTTTTATCAACAaatattttattggattttttaacatgaaataAGAGAACATGtaagggtgcctgcccactacCATTAATTTTCAGAGcaaattcactgcgttttttttttccaagtgtcaatgggacttgctAATATTAAAATCACAACatacaaaaatcgcaatttagcGGTAAATTATGATTTTGTGGGTTGtaattttaacattagcaagttccattgacaatcggaaaaataaaaaactgctgcgaatttgcagcgaaaaaaaaaaacgtagtgggtaggcaccctaaattaTATATTGCAAAATTTACCCATTGCAtagggtgtagagatgagcgagcatactcgctaaggcaaactactcgagcgagtagtgccttatgcgagtacctgcccgctcgtctctaaagatttgggtgccagcagggggcggggagcgtcgggggagagtggggagaaatgggagggatctctctctcactctctcccttcTGCTTTCCCCTGCAACTCAATTCTctcctccgccggcacccgaatctttagacacgagcggacaggtactcgcataaggcactacttgcttgagtagtttgctcagcgagtatgcttgctcatctctaatagggtgTACAATACACAATTTATAGCCTTTAGTATAGACAATTAAGTGAGTCAACATGTGGTTCACATTCCAATATATAATGGGACCTGGGTATGATGTTGACTGGCTAACTTGTTTAAATCTGAACCTGCACATGTCCAAGTGGGTGGGACAGTATACCTTTGCTCAGTTTGCACATATTGTGTTGGTCCCATCAATTATCTTTGTGCAGATCGGGGTCCAGCAAAGCTTAACGTGACAATACGATTGGAGAGAGCAGAGAAAACAAtaaagaaaggaaaaaggaaCAAGTATCCTTCGGCATAGTTGTTTTAGGCATAACTTCATTAAGGTATtgattatgatgaaataatgcagcTGAGTTATTATCCAGATGGGCATCCATGACCGAGTAGCCCATTGTTAGGGTCCGTATTACTTGTTGTTCCTTTTTCAAACAGTTTTTAATGATATTCCCTGGGAGGTTGTTGGTTGATTTGTTctctagatggacaatgtctttatTCATTCCCTGgattacgactagagatgagcgagcatactcgctaagggcaattactcgagcgagcattgcccttagcgagtacctgcccacttggaaggaaagcaactcaccgctcacctgccccggcaggcgaatcttttcttccgagcgggcagacaaggctcgctcgagtaattgcccttagcgagtatgcttgctcatctctaattacaactctTACAAAGAACATTTATGATGAGTGTTACACATTTTGAAAGAAAGCTTCTAGTgtgccaaaaaggaaaaaaaatgctttttttttttgctgtgtaagAGATTTCCTTCCTTGAGTCCATTTTTTCTCCACAAGATTTTAAAATGCAAAAACACAGGCAGTTCTTAACTGGGTCCAGCCAGAGAAGATAAAAGACACTTGAAAGATTTCTCGGATTTGCAAATTACTATAGAAAATTTATTTGCGGTTTCTCTGAAATAGTGAAGGCTCTTATGGACCCAACTAAGAAGTAAGCTGATCTCTCTAATTGGTCTTCTGCTGCAAGAAAAGCATGTGGTCTACTGAAAAAGGCCTTTCTTTCAGCACCCACCTGGGTTCAATTGAAACTATCCAAGTCATTCATAGttgaggtggatgcctctgagaaTGGCGCAGGGATGGTAGAGCAGGGATCCAGCAACCTTACAAATTTATAGGCATGTGCATTTTTCCCTAGAAAGTTTCCGTCTATTGAGCAAAACTATAATATAGAGGATTGTGAATTGGTGGCAATCAAAGAGGCATTAAAAGAATGGACACATTATCATGGATAACAAAAATCTAGTATATATAGAGTCAGCTGAAAGATTAATGCTAGGCAGACCAAGTGGTCATTGTTTTTCTCATGTTTCAAGTTTGTGATCACCTATTGTCCGGGTAGTAAGAATCTTTGGTGGATGCTCTATCTAGAAACCATGTTGCTCA
This window contains:
- the LOC136619491 gene encoding vomeronasal type-2 receptor 26-like; protein product: MDPAFTNKLRFPYFYRTVPEESAQYEAVVLLLKHFGWSWVGIVTVDDESSRRAGMELYNVITQSGICIAYTEPVSNDHYFVSSVAYRKLMHQITKIHCDIILLVGSSHGLRILNFILSHFFNARKVVIVLSSIVRKTLTEFTTLRRSFQLAVHEGRIPGLKEHLLTAGPLKYPEAELMFDIWKQHLSCCIGTDDLWRPCNESDVLGNVDRSLYDVDNFRYTFSVYSAVYIVAHALHHLIYPDKRQEHTELFNIQREKDSWKIPSSACSESCLPGYRKVPWEGKQKCCYYCVPCAEGEISNQTNMERCLECPEDRWSNERRDTCIPRPLDFLSYEDTLGLSLVIINLFFSFVTVVVLGIYIKHKDTSIVKANNQNLSYILLLSLLFSFLCPLLFIGRPTRISCLLRQVGTGIICSLAVSSILAKTVTVVLAFHAIQPSRTLKRWLGRHLSTSLLITGTTGEVLICVFWLSFSPPFPDYNTEVEVGKIILQCNEGSVIAFYMVLGYIGFLAVLSFIIAFLARKLPDVFNEAQYISFSMLVFCSVWISFIPAYLSTKGKYMVAVEVFAISTSSAGFLGCIFIPKCYIIILRPELNTKQFLTGSSQRR